The Apodemus sylvaticus chromosome 5, mApoSyl1.1, whole genome shotgun sequence genome has a segment encoding these proteins:
- the Src gene encoding proto-oncogene tyrosine-protein kinase Src — translation MGSNKSKPKDASQRRRSLEPTENVHGAGGAFPASQTPSKPASADGHRGPSAAFVPPAAAEPKLFGGFNSSDTVTSPQRAGPLAGGVTTFVALYDYESRTETDLSFKKGERLQIVNNTEGDWWLAHSLSTGQTGYIPSNYVAPSDSIQAEEWYFGKITRRESERLLLNAENPRGTFLVRESETTKGAYCLSVSDFDNAKGLNVKHYKIRKLDSGGFYITSRTQFNSLQQLVAYYSKHADGLCHRLTTVCPTSKPQTQGLAKDAWEIPRESLRLEVKLGQGCFGEVWMGTWNGTTRVAIKTLKPGTMSPEAFLQEAQVMKKLRHEKLVQLYAVVSEEPIYIVTEYMNKGSLLDFLKGETGKYLRLPQLVDMSAQIASGMAYVERMNYVHRDLRAANILVGENLVCKVADFGLARLIEDNEYTARQGAKFPIKWTAPEAALYGRFTIKSDVWSFGILLTELTTKGRVPYPGMVNREVLDQVERGYRMPCPPECPESLHDLMCQCWRKEPEERPTFEYLQAFLEDYFTSTEPQYQPGENL, via the exons ATGGGCAGCAACAAGAGCAAACCCAAGGACGCCAGCCAGCGGCGCCGCAGCCTGGAGCCCACCGAGAACGTGCACGGGGCGGGGGGCGCCTTCCCGGCTTCACAGACACCGAGCAAGCCGGCCTCCGCCGATGGCCACCGCGGGCCCAGCGCCGCCTTCGTGCCCCCCGCGGCCGCCGAGCCCAAGCTCTTCGGAGGCTTCAACTCCTCGGACACTGTCACCTCCCCGCAGAGGGCGGGGCCTCTGGCAG GTGGGGTGACCACCTTTGTGGCCCTCTATGACTATGAGTCACGGACAGAGACTGACCTGTCCTTCAAGAAAGGGGAGCGGCTGCAGATTGTCAATAACAC AGAGGGAGACTGGTGGCTGGCACACTCGCTGAGCACAGGACAGACCGGTTACATCCCCAGCAACTATGTGGCGCCCTCCGACTCCATCCAGGCTGAGGA GTGGTACTTTGGCAAGATCACTAGACGGGAATCAGAGCGCCTACTTCTCAACGCCGAGAACCCGAGAGGGACCTTCCTCGTGAGGGAGAGCGAGACCACTAAAG GTGCCTACTGCCTCTCTGTATCCGACTTCGACAATGCCAAGGGCCTAAATGTGAAACACTACAAGATCCGGAAACTGGACAGCGGCGGGTTCTACATTACCTCCCGCACCCAGTTCAACAGCCTGCAGCAGCTCGTAGCCTACTACTCTA aACATGCTGATGGCCTGTGTCACCGCCTCACTACCGTGTGTCCCACATCCAAGCCTCAGACCCAAGGCCTGGCCAAGGATGCGTGGGAGATCCCCCGGGAGTCCCTGCGGCTGGAGGTTAAGCTGGGCCAGGGCTGCTTCGGAGAGGTGTGGATGG ggaCCTGGAACGGCACCACGAGGGTGGCCATCAAAACCCTGAAGCCAGGCACCATGTCTCCGGAGGCCTTCCTGCAGGAGGCCCAAGTCATGAAGAAACTGCGGCATGAGAAACTGGTGCAGCTGTACGCCGTGGTGTCGGAAGAACCTATTTACATCGTGACAGAGTACATGAACAAGG ggagTCTGCTGGACTTTCTCAAGGGGGAAACGGGTAAATACTTGAGGCTGCCGCAGCTGGTCGACATGTCTGCTCAG ATCGCTTCAGGCATGGCCTATGTGGAACGGATGAACTATGTGCACCGGGACCTCCGAGCCGCCAATATCCTGGTTGGGGAGAACCTGGTGTGCAAGGTGGCCGACTTTGGGCTGGCCCGGCTCATAGAAGACAACGAATACACAGCCCGGCAAG GTGCCAAATTCCCCATCAAGTGGACCGCCCCTGAAGCTGCCCTGTACGGCAGGTTCACCATCAAGTCGGACGTGTGGTCCTTTGGGATCCTGCTGACCGAACTCACCACTAAGGGACGAGTACCCTATCCTG GGATGGTGAACCGCGAGGTCCTGGACCAGGTCGAGCGAGGTTACCGGATGCCTTGTCCCCCCGAGTGCCCCGAGTCCCTGCATGACCTCATGTGCCAGTGTTGGCGGAAAGAGCCTGAGGAGCGGCCCACCTTCGAGTACCTGCAGGCCTTCCTGGAAGACTACTTTACATCCACCGAGCCGCAGTACCAGCCCGGGGAGAACCTATAG